The window TTGTCTTTCAATAGAATGACCAAGAATAactggcatgatagaattaaaaaaaataaaatctatttttttttcattctcaatATTCTTCTTCAATGCACTATCATACTGCTCAACAAATTGCTTCAAGGATGTTTTAGAATGAACATAGTCATCAAAAAATACATTCATACTTTCACTTCTTTGAGTTGTGGATATACCAACCCAGAAGTGATCTTTAACATACACAGGTATCCATCTATTTTGTTCCTCGTACAAAGATTTCAACCAATCATTGTTCTCCAACTTAAACTCCTCAATCATTTTTAACTAGTTCTCATCACACTCATCTACTGTAAGCGAGTTATAAACAATGGTAATCAattgtttctttatcattttgtatTGAACATGACTACCTAACTTCACTGGCAGTTTTTTCATAATATACCAAAGACATAGACGATGATGAGAATTCGGAAATACTTCTTCAATTGTAATTGCCATGGCGCGACATTGGTCCGTGATTATGGTATTTGGAGCACATCCGTGCATACATGTCAACAACGAGTTGAACAACCATGTGAATGTTGTGAGTTAGATTGCccatgatgattcatcccaacaAATGGAGCAAAAGGCATGTCATAACTATTAGTCAAATAAGTTGTATCAAAAGTCACGACATCACAAAAGTAATCATACGCAACCCTACATCTTGCATCTTCCCAAAagtgattttttattcaaaattcaCCATCCAAATCCAGCACATAAAAAAAGTTTGGATTCCTACTTTGTAcgcagcaaaaataattactcAAAGTTTCAGCATTTCCTTCCCCTAACCTCAACCTTCTAGCTTCTGAAATATAATTTTtacattttctctcatcaaatgATAAATTCTCATAACCTTCGGCCTCAACTATATAAGAGTGAAAACTTTTGCTTAAAGTTATTCCAGCTTGatcatttaattctaattttctcTTCGTAGCTGAATCCAATactttattacatctaaaatATTGTAACTTTCCAGGGCTCAATATATGATTATGTTCAACATCTATACTAGTTATCACAAAGTTCTCATCATTTCGAACCGCTACATTAATCTTAGCTTTGCAATTTGTCTTACTAGAAGGTCGAGAgtgtaaaatatttttaacttgagATACTTTCTTACGATTTTTTGCACAtccaatagaaaaatatttttattttccatcATCTCCATTCCTACCACataattttgaaataccaaaacgAACATTAGTAGCATAGGAATTATAAACAGTACGAACTTCTTCTTCAGAGGAAAATATTATTCCAATCTTAAGTAGCTTAACTTCTTCGACAATAGATGGAGATGAGTCTTGATCCGCATAGTCGGTGTTATCCTTCATCTCATTCGAATCAATTTTTTCTTCTTCCATGACATTTTCTTCACTTATATTTattaagagaaaagttaataATATAAACTAGAAAGAGTTTGTCTTCACCTACACTTTCTTCCATGACCCTGAAAAGTGAACAATATGTCTGCACGAAATTGTTTGTATCTGTATGCACAACCTCCACACATTTCAGAAAGAGTTATGCCAGATATTTTTTTACAAGATCTCCTATCAAGATTCTATCTAAACACTTACAGATACATGTATGTATAGTCTAACTACAAAGATTCTTTCTAAACATAAGCCAATATATGTAACTATTAATGTCTCCATAATAGGGACGATTTTGCAAAAAATGTAAAGGCACGATTTTGTAAAATCAATAGAGAACAAACTGCTCTCACCTTGTTGTTGCTTGGCTTTGAACGAGAAAGAGAAATTATGGCTGAGGGCCGCGGAGGGAGGTACGTCAGTGGCGGAGGTAATCGGTAGAGGAGGAAGGATGAGGTCGTCGGTTGCTCTTGGACTCGGAAATTAATAGCCCTCCAGCTAGGTCTCAATCCTAATTTTGTAAAGAAGAGAGAGGCGGAGAAGGAGACTCAAACGTCAGTCAGAAACGGAGAATGGAGGTTGGCAATCATAGGtctgaggaagaggagaaatttCAAGAAGAAGTCGCAACAGCAAAGGAATCGAAAGTCTAAGGAAGAGGAGAAATTCCAAGAAGAAGCCACGACAACAAATGACTGATGAGGTCGTCAATTGCTCTGCGTCTCAGCCTTAATTTTATGAAGAAAAGAGAGGCGGAGGAGAGATGTGGAGAAGTAGAGCTTGTAAATCGCGAGGGAAGAATTTTTGTATCCACTCAAACCAATTCATTTACTTGCTGCTGACTTGGTCTCATCCACATGGATCTCCAGCTGGGTCACGGACGTAAGTCATGGAGAAGAGTAGAGGCAAGTACCattatttgttttgtttgtttgtttgactaCTCTACCAGTTCTACCACTATGATCATTGACATAGACTCTCATTGTTGAAGTGCCTTACCTGTAGAACAATGATCATATTATTGACGAAAACGCGATCCAGTTTTTGTTACACTAACAAACACAAACAGGTGATTTCAACTGATGTTCATGTCATACGTTAATTTCTGGGAAGATGAACTCATACATCGCCTCACTTTGACCAACCATTTGATACATACATATGGTCCTCGCCATTACAGTACTTGGTTCGAAGATGAGCTACTGCTTCTCGATGAGATGCCGGAATAGTGGTGCACGAGGAGATATTGCCCCACATGCGATGAATTTCTGTAGACCGCCAAAGTTTAATTATTTGTGGTTAGCAATTTTAGTAAGAATCACCAAAAGTTTAACATACTTTTCCATTAGCTAAAATAAATTGCAAGTTAAAAAATTTGAgctcacctgatcggtccctagccGAAATACACATCATTAGCATGTCAAAACGTGGTACTCTGGTCATATTATCCAGAATACCAATAGCTAACTCACTGTCCTCCCTAAAAATGGAACACATGATCTCAATACAAATATGTAGTCAAAGTATTATAATCGTTAGAGATTCTTAAAATCAAAAGATTACTTGAAAAATGTGGTGACGCATTTGACGATGTCAACCAAAATAGGCGCGGACAAGGCATTTTTAAATATATGAGGGAGTGTCGCTGGTGGGATCATCTGGTTTCACAAGAAGAAACATTAGAAAGATGAGTATTGTGTTACAAGTCCTGTGAAAGCAAAGTAAAAATGCATGTGTATGTCGGGGCAAACCTTCAGCAATTGCATTTGGCGAGCACTATCATCAGAAAGAGCCCTCCATGAAACCTCAAATTCATAAGCCGATTTTGGTGCAGTAAGATTAACAGCTGCAGACTCCAAAGCTCGAGAAGCAGCACGACTTGCAACGTCTTGCAGTGGTTCTTTTAGCTCATACTTTGTTTGAGCACCTTCACTTCTCTTTTGGATCatttgctgttgcaagaatataaGCAAAACAACAAATTCACTTGAACCgtactttaaatctaattaaagcAAAATGATGAAACAGGTTCAAAACTAGTAGGGATCAGAGTATAagttatcaacaattaaaaatacaGAACAGATAACTTTATAGGAGGTTTTTTTTGTCTTTCATCAGTAATCATCTCTTGCAAGTTTGAAGCTGGTGGTAGCCTCAACCTTCATATTACTATACTAGCATCGACTGTAGATTTTAAGCATATATAGTATGGTCAAGTGATGATAACCATTTGAGAGGTAAACACTATCATGAGTCACTTGTCTGCTAAGAAACTTAAATTGCCAGAGTTGCAATAATGTATATGTCCAAATGCCCTACAATcacattttcttaagaacaacAACTAATTGTAGTTGATTCCAAACAATTTAGAATGCTGTTCAATTTGGACTCCTAGCCCATTTAAATTTCTAGGATTGTCTTTGTAGCATCAAATTTAATAGCTTAAAAATGTGTACCACTGGAATTCAGGCAACAAAATCATGAAAGCATGATGAATAGTGAATATGAATGGACAAAGACGCCTCAGTTTTCACATGTTAACTCAAGTAGCTCAATATTTGAATCTGTTGTTTTCTTTCCCATCACATTTGCATGTGATTATTGCCCATCCAAACAATTATCACAAATAAATCACCACAAGGACATACCACTGAGCCAGAATTTTGCTCATTTGTTGCCACCTTTTGGGCTTTGCTTGATACCAGATGATCATCCTTGACAATTTTGGATTTTCTATCTGGTGGTTCACTGCCTTTACTGATGGATTTTAAGGATTCAGAATTCCTTTTAGTAATTTCCTACAACACCAGGCAATAAGTCTTTGTAAGTTGTCAAAAGACTGTTGGGCATGAAATGTAAAGATTAATAGCTAATaacaagagga is drawn from Zingiber officinale cultivar Zhangliang chromosome 1B, Zo_v1.1, whole genome shotgun sequence and contains these coding sequences:
- the LOC121972833 gene encoding RNA polymerase II-associated protein 3-like, whose translation is MSETSKKKVRDRSVEFKGFLNDLQDWDYLRDGKDINQKGRDRQNNKLIVDGNKASSSDRSAQFDYLKYADPIGQISGINYNDQVPPDASSEKELGNECFKQKKFSEAIDCYSRSIALSPTSVAFANRAMAYLKLKRYEEAESDCTEALNLDDRYVKAYSRRATARRELGKLKAALEDADFAVRLEPNNNEVRKQYSETKALYEKEITKRNSESLKSISKGSEPPDRKSKIVKDDHLVSSKAQKVATNEQNSGSVQMIQKRSEGAQTKYELKEPLQDVASRAASRALESAAVNLTAPKSAYEFEVSWRALSDDSARQMQLLKMIPPATLPHIFKNALSAPILVDIVKCVTTFFKEDSELAIGILDNMTRVPRFDMLMMCISARDRSEIHRMWGNISSCTTIPASHREAVAHLRTKYCNGEDHMYVSNGWSK